GCTCTGCTAAGATATTTAATGCAGCACTTGTTTTGGCCATTTGCATAAGAGAAAATGTGGATTCTTGCATTCTTGCTCCTCCACTTGTTGAGCAAATGATGAGAGCTTGTTTTGAATCAATCGCCCTTTTGATAGCTCGAAGAATTTTTTCTCCCTCTACGCTTCCCAAACTCCCACCCATAAAGGCAAAGTCAAATACAACTAATTGAACTTTTTCCCCATTGATCACTCCTTCCCCACTGATTACAGAACTTGGGCGACCAGTTTTAGAGATACCTTCTTCGATGCGTTTTTTATAACTCTTTTTGTCAACAAAACGCAAAGGATCTGTTGGTGCAAGTTCTTTGTCGTGTTCTTCAAAGCTATCACAGAGCAATGTAATGCGCTCTTGTGCTGAAATTTTAAAGTGATATGAGCATTTTGGGCAAACATTGCATTGGCTTAAGACTTCTTTGTAATATACGATTGCATTGCAGGAAGGAC
Above is a genomic segment from Helicobacter kayseriensis containing:
- the accD gene encoding acetyl-CoA carboxylase, carboxyltransferase subunit beta: MGLEKFFKKITIGSSRATKEEAPSHWVKCPSCNAIVYYKEVLSQCNVCPKCSYHFKISAQERITLLCDSFEEHDKELAPTDPLRFVDKKSYKKRIEEGISKTGRPSSVISGEGVINGEKVQLVVFDFAFMGGSLGSVEGEKILRAIKRAIDSKQALIICSTSGGARMQESTFSLMQMAKTSAALNILAEHKLPFISLLTDPTFGGVSASFAFLGDIILAEPGATIGFAGPRVIKQTIGSDLPEGFQTAEFLLEHGLIDMVVERKNLKETLSNLIRLLNPNYENQCLLNR